A genome region from Gardnerella vaginalis includes the following:
- a CDS encoding GNAT family N-acetyltransferase: MRLIRPDSKYIQGYIEANEEDEIFRPNAERRFINPETIVESSYNYEHGINLPENYVKATTFWLIDNEKFIGEINIRHELNSFLINYGGHIGYEIRQSECMKGYGTKMLSMALTYCKETLNLHKVLITCDDDNIGSIRVIENNGGILENKVKNSLPRGNVTTRRYWINI; the protein is encoded by the coding sequence ATGCGACTAATTAGACCAGATAGTAAATATATCCAAGGTTATATAGAAGCGAATGAAGAAGATGAAATTTTTAGGCCGAATGCAGAAAGACGTTTTATAAACCCTGAGACAATTGTAGAGAGTTCTTATAACTATGAACATGGTATAAATTTGCCTGAAAATTATGTTAAAGCTACTACATTTTGGCTGATAGATAATGAAAAATTTATTGGTGAAATTAATATTAGGCATGAATTAAATTCTTTTTTAATTAACTATGGTGGTCACATAGGGTACGAGATTAGACAGTCTGAATGTATGAAGGGCTATGGAACAAAAATGCTTTCTATGGCACTTACATATTGTAAAGAGACTTTGAATCTGCATAAGGTTTTGATTACGTGTGATGATGACAATATTGGCTCGATACGAGTTATAGAAAATAATGGTGGAATTTTAGAAAATAAAGTGAAAAATAGCCTACCAAGAGGAAATGTTACAACAAGAAGGTATTGGATTAATATATAG
- a CDS encoding type III restriction endonuclease subunit M, with product MLFIREKEQEDVKTYQAYVEPKGSQLLFEDEWKEKFLGQIENNYKINDILGRGYKIIGLPFFNQENRMSEIRQSTKRFSIKIIVM from the coding sequence TTGCTCTTTATTCGTGAGAAAGAGCAAGAGGATGTTAAAACATATCAAGCATATGTTGAGCCTAAAGGTAGTCAACTTTTATTTGAAGATGAGTGGAAAGAAAAATTCTTAGGGCAGATTGAGAACAACTACAAGATTAACGATATTTTAGGAAGAGGATACAAGATTATAGGTCTTCCATTCTTTAATCAAGAAAACAGAATGTCTGAAATTCGACAAAGCACTAAACGATTTAGTATCAAAATTATAGTGATGTAA